The DNA window CCCTTATCATGACTTTTGAGGTTCTTGACGTTCTCAAGCAGAAAAGCCGCCGGGCGGTGATGCAGCAGGATACGCAGCACGTCGAAGAACAGCGTCCCCTGCGTCTCGTCCAGAAAGCCATGGGCGCGGCCGAGTGCATTCTTCTTGGATACCCCTGCAATGGAGAATGGCTGGCAGGGAAACCCCGCCACCAGAACATCATGTTCGGGAATATCAGCCTCGTTCACGCCGCAGATGTCACCCGCAATCGGCCGATTGTCGGGGAAGTTGGCGTGATAGGTCGCCTGTGCGAAGCGATCCCATTCGGACGTAAACACACACCGGCCACCAGCTTCCTCCATGGCCTTTCTGAGGCCACCGATCCCGGCAAACAGGTCGATAAAGGTGAAATCTGTATCATGTTCGGCTGGCCGCCGGGCCTCAGCCCGCATCCGCAGCAGGTTCATAACGCCCTCGCGCGGCATTTCCTCGCCACGTTTCCAGCGATAGACGTGCCCTTCCGAGTACCCGAAGACCTTTGCCGCCTCCGGGACTGTCCAGCCACTCTGCTGCATCAATAGCTCAAACTCTGTCATGCTGCCCGATACCGTCACGATCATCTGCCCCTGGGAATTTTTCTGACACTGTGTTCTGAAGAATCCCTTAAGGCAAGAACATTGATGAAACTCAAGCCCTGTTTTCGGTGCCCTGCTGTGGAAAAGATCACGGACCCAGGCGCTTGCCGTTTCCGGAACTGCCACGTTCGCGGCCGTCATCGTCGTCCCTGTAGCGGCGAGGCTTTCCAGTGCGAGAGCTCTGGCTATCGCGCGCGGTCAGGTTGGTCCTGGTATTAGTGATCTCCTGATGCAGCTTTCGGGCCTCAACCCGGAAGTGCCGCTTGTCGAGATCGTTGAAAAAGGTGCGGGACTGGGCGGCATAGGCGCGCTGCTCGGCCTGCCGGGTCTCAAGCCGCTGCCATTCGGCCTCGTCGCGTTCGGCGCGGCGAACCTGGGCGCGCTCGATCTGCTGCTCGATCTTCGCAGCCTTGCCGATCAGCTTGAACACGAAGCCGACGATACCCTTGGGCCGCTTCCTCTCATCGGCGGCAACTTCCTTCTTGGTCCGGCGTGCCTGCCGCTTTTCCAGCAACCGGCGTTCGCGCTGCTCGGCCTCGGCCTCACGGCGCAGTGCCTCTCGTTCGCTGTGCTTCTGCTCCGTCAACAGGTCCTGCCAGGCCTTTCCGACGGCCTGCCGGAACTCCTGATTGCGGGCGGTGCGGACGCGGTTGCGTGCCTTGATCGACCGGTTGTGATCGACACGGCTCCGGCCGCCGTCGATCTCGGGCCAGCGGATTTCCCGGCCATTGTTGTCGTTGGCAACCCTGGAAGGTGGCACCTTGTCTTCGCGGGCGAGCTGGCGGGCCTTGGGACCGACATGAATACCGGGCTCCCGGTCGATGCCCTGGGCTTCGAGCGTGCGGCGGTCGATCCGTTCCGACCGCCCTGCCCGCTCAAGCGCCTCGTTGGCACAGCGCTCCCAGGTCATCCGAAGCCACTCGGTGCCGTTCGGCTCGAGTCCGGCCTTCTTCCGATCCCGCTCGCTGTCGGACAATCGGAGCACACGCTTACCTGTCTCCACATCGCGGTCACGGAAAGCGAAGTGGGCATGCGGGTTCTGGGCGTCCTTGCCAAGATCATGGATCGCAGCAACCCAGGGCACGCGCCGTTGCGTGACTTCGGTAGCGAATACCTGCACCAGCTCTGCGCGCTGGATGGTATCCAGCTCGCGCGGCAGCGCGACAATTACCTTGTCGATGACACGGGCGTTTTTCCGCGAGCTGGTTTCCTGCTCGTCCATCCAGCGCATGGCCGGGCCGGTTTCGGACGGCATATGCTCGGCGATGATCTCGGAGGCGGCGCGCGGGCGGGTGATGTACTCGATATGCGCGGAAGCAGTACCGGGCGCGTGGGTCGCCCGGCCGATAGACTTGTGGTTGAGCGAGTAGATCGCCACGACCGCTTCTGCCTCCGGATAACAGCATACCATCGTATGCCAGCGCCAGATCGAGAGGTCCGGAGACGTGTCTGGCGCAACTTGTCTCCGGTCGTCTGCCGGTACGAAAACCGGCGCGGGCTTCCAAAGGGGCAAGGCTCCTTTGGTGCTGGTCCAGCGCGGCATGGCGCTGGCCGTGGGGGTCCAGGGGGCGGCGCGGAAGCCCCTCCCTGGCCGGTTCCAAGGGACGGTTCCCTTGGCGCGATGCAGGGTGCGCAACCCTGCCGGGGATGGTGTCGGAAGGGGCAGAGCCTCTTGCCGACGCGGGGAGGTTTTGGAACCCCGAAGGGGGTTACCGAACCAGGGTGCAGGGGCTCGGAGGCCTCCTGCCCGGCCTCGATTTCGGGGCCGGGTGCGCGC is part of the Marinibacterium anthonyi genome and encodes:
- the mobA_2 gene encoding DNA strand transferase, producing MVCCYPEAEAVVAIYSLNHKSIGRATHAPGTASAHIEYITRPRAASEIIAEHMPSETGPAMRWMDEQETSSRKNARVIDKVIVALPRELDTIQRAELVQVFATEVTQRRVPWVAAIHDLGKDAQNPHAHFAFRDRDVETGKRVLRLSDSERDRKKAGLEPNGTEWLRMTWERCANEALERAGRSERIDRRTLEAQGIDREPGIHVGPKARQLAREDKVPPSRVANDNNGREIRWPEIDGGRSRVDHNRSIKARNRVRTARNQEFRQAVGKAWQDLLTEQKHSEREALRREAEAEQRERRLLEKRQARRTKKEVAADERKRPKGIVGFVFKLIGKAAKIEQQIERAQVRRAERDEAEWQRLETRQAEQRAYAAQSRTFFNDLDKRHFRVEARKLHQEITNTRTNLTARDSQSSRTGKPRRYRDDDDGRERGSSGNGKRLGP